Below is a window of Dictyostelium discoideum AX4 chromosome 1 chromosome, whole genome shotgun sequence DNA.
CCAATGAACAGTTAACATTCTTGGAACGGTATTTAAAGGTTAATCTTAAAGTTTTAGCTGGTAAACCTCATTCATCAGTTtcattgattttctttttaaatgttaAACGTTtgtcaatttcaattttagatTGGCAAGAGAATCATACAGTTGTACCATTAGCAAACATTGATATAACCGAAGTTAATTTACAAATGGAACAATCTCAtaatacaaaattaaaattctctGCTGAATCTTTAGATATTTTCGATAGATGTTCACCAAAtacaaaatttgaaaatattatattagagaaatcaagatttaattcttcaaatattaatccAGATAATAGTGCTAATAGTATTGGTTCATTCATACTTGATCgtcaaatttcaaattctgaATTTCTAAATGGTGTTTATACTGGTGTTAATggtactaataataataataataagaaatttATTGATATATCAATTGTATTAAATCCACCAGAGGATACAAcagattatttcatttattttaaattggaGCCATTTTATTTCATAAATTCAAAACCATTCGTTGATACAATGATACCATTCTTTACACATGCAAATCAAGAAGCATTAGATCGTTTGAAATATTCATTcataaagaaaattaaaatacttcaagaatatttaataaatgaattaaaacatttagtTAGAAATCAAAAAGTTGCAGATATTAAATTAGATATAGCAATACCAGGTTTAGTATTCCCAGAATCTTATGATCGTGAAGATACTATGGTATTGGTTTGTAATATGggtaatttaatattaaaaactcAACCACACAACAGTGAATGGGATTCAATGGATTTCTCTGAAATTAATGAACAAGATGAAACTGATGAAATTTTCGTACGTTATTGTaatcttttaaaagataGAGTTAAATGGTGGTCTGATAATtgtccaattaaaaaaattaatgaaccaattgaaaaacaaagttatataataaattatgtTCAACAACATAGacaaacaattgaaaatcttGGTACTGGTAAtggtataaataataataatagtggtggtggtggtaatggtggtaatgCATCTAATTCAAGTGAAGATGATGGTAAATATCCAGAACAAGATGATTTAGATGATAGTAAAGTTGAAAAAGAAGGATTTGATAGTTGTGATACAGATTGGAATAAAGTTTCagttaatataaataatgctCAGTTTTATGATGGAATAGTTTTAACAATTAGTGATATCTATGTTAAAGTTTGTGATTGTacacaaattaataatttcaattatttaatatcaccTTTTAGTTTGGATATATTTTTAGAGTTATGTTCAAGACCATacgatttaaaattaccacaAATTAAATGTAAGGCAGAATTATCAGAATTGAATCTACAAGTTTCAGATAAAGAATTATATGAAATCGCAAAGATTGTTGGTAAAAATGGTATTTTAGAATACTTTATGGATATGGATAGAAAATCATCAAAAGAATTAGCTGATATGTATGAAATTGTTCAAGTGAAAAAACCAAAGAAAAAATCATTCGAAGTTCAATTCTCATTATTCTCTGatacaaaatcaattttaaattcaagaAAACGTACAAAAGAAAGGTTAGTTAAAACTACACTATTAAGATTCTTTTTCACTAGTAATGCAATCaatatgaaattgaattatttagaCTCTTGTACTTTATCATTAACAATGGATCAAATTCGTTGTAGAAGTTTAGTTAAATTTATGCAAATGAATATTCAATTCGAtatttcatcaattgaaattaaagattcaaattcaataacaccagtattatcaatttttccatataatttaaataataataataataataataataataataataataataataataataataataataataataataatagaaatttaaataataataataataataataataataatcaaaaaccTGAatgtttaaatgaatttccaATTTCAATTACAGCGAAATCAATTAGTAAAAATTCATTAGATTATGATTATATTGATTTTGTATTAACATTAACAACTCAATATATAAGAATTAATTTTCCAAAAGAATGTGTAATGGCATTAATTGCAATCATTGGTACAGTTGTTACAAATACAACCAATTTCTATGAAACTAAGAAATCCATTCTTACAGTTGAAGGTTCATTTTATCAAGGTAGAGTTGGTCAATTTACTCAATcaaacacaacaacaaccacttcACCAcgttatcatcatcaaaatcatcataatcatcaacataaaaaacaaaatcgtCATAGATTATCAACAAGATTAGAAACTAATGAATTTGATCCAAATGATTTGAAATCgaaaattacaattaatatACCAAGTTTTGGTTTAACGCTTAgtacaattgaaaatgatttagtTGCATTCCAATTTGAGgatatttcaattgatggtaTTTTTCAATTACCTTTAATAGATTGTGAATTAAAGGTTAGAGATATGAAATTCATTGATTATACAGGTTCAGATGGTCCATATCCATATATGTTGATTACACAAAAATCACAATCACCAATGGTACCAGTTGTAAGAATGCATTTAGTTTGTCATTCAAATAGTAAAACTCAAGAATGGGGTTTTTCACGTTTAATCAATATAGCTGTTGGTAAAATTCAAATCACTTTTCTATTACAaactataaatttaatacGTTTATTCATTCATGATATTACTTCatcattaaaagaatattGTCCATTCTTATTTAAAGTTATGGCAattgttgatgataataataaaccatcatcaaaagataataataataataataataacaataataatagtgacagtgatagtgatagtgatactgatagtagtagtagtagtgaaaacaattataataataatattgatttaaattcaccagttgttgaaattgttaaaaagaaaaagaatttaacaaatttagagattgaaattgataataatgttgTAATAGTTCCAAAGAATAGTAGATCAAGATCAGCAATTAGATTTAGTGTTGGAAGAATATTACTGGGGTTAGATCAAATGGATCCAACGGTTGATGCAGTATTTGTAAAGATTTATGGTATTAATATGGCATCGAAATATGAAGATTCAATTGATCCAATCATTTCAGATCCAATTAAAATGGATATTAGATTCATTCATATGTTTGAAACTTCTTTAAAggataaatcaattgaagtcattattaaaattgataaaattcatttaaagttATCTCAATACCAATATAATCTATTATACAATACATATCAACAAAAtattaatcaatcaattgtACCGGCCCCACCCTCAAATTCATACTCCACTGTCGAAAGACAAGATATTCTATTGGATATTAGGTTAGAGTTTAAAgattttgttgaattaaatttagaaaatgaaaaaaccaATGATTCAAGATTCTTTTCAATGTTAATTCAACGTccaattatttgttgttcaGTTTGGAATAATGGTGATTCAGATTTCTTGATTAAAACAACTGGTATAAGTGTACGTGATAAGAATAAATTAGTGGTTGTACCAAATGGATTTCAAGAGATGATCAATATTACACCATATGATTTAGATGTACCAATAAAGAATGTTATTAATCAATCGATTAATGAAGTGTTTTTTGATATAGTTAAAATGAATATCGATGACAAtggtattgatattaatatcaCAATAGAATATTTAAGTATCTTTTTCGATTTACCTTGGGTTTCGAAATTAATAACATTCTTATCACCAATTATTGATGCCGATTATATTGGTAATAGTTGTTCAAATTCAACTAATaaatcttcaacaacaatcaatacTCAGTTATTACCCCCACCgcctccaccaccaccaatctcattaaataaatctgGTGTGAATTTaacaaatcaacaacaaaatgaagaatttaattcaaaatttaataaggATTGGAAAATATTCTTAAAAGTTGAAGTATCTGCAAAGAATGCAAATATTATGGTTGGTGATTTAAATAGTAAGAAtgaattagtattattaatgaattcatcattattgaTTAATTCACAATTTGGTACTGAAggtttaatgaaaataatattagaaTATCAATGTATTAAAGGtttaattggtaataaaacaaaagatCCAATCTATTCAACTAAAAATCCAAGTGCAACTACAATGTCTTTTATTTCAGCTAGCAGTCGTGATTTGGGTGCTCAAAAGAATACAACTCATTATCTTTGGaaagaattaaagaaatcttcaaaattatttttagaaacttttaaaactaatattCAAGTTTGTTTAGTACCTGAAGGTAATCAATTCTATTTCTGTGAATTAAATGATCTATCATTGGTATTCTCTGGTAAAGCATATAAATATCTATTAGATATTTATGAATGTGTTTCTGATATAATCTATGGTGTTAGtaaatcaaaagatattacaaataataatttagttcAAAAACATAGTCGTTCATCTTCAATTAGTACAGatttaccaataccaattaatttaagAAGAAGTTCTAtaatttcaacaaatttaatgcaacaacaacaacaacaacaacaacaacaacaacaacaacaacaacaacaacaacaacaacaacaacaacaacaacaaaataataataataatcaaaataaccaagcaagtagtaataataataataataataataataatgtaagtggtaatacaattaataataaaagtgtaCCAAATGTTCATGATAAAACaaagaatcaattttatcaaattaaaactaGATCAGTTGAGATGTTAAGAGCTCATCAAACTAGAGTTACAGAGAAATATCAAGCATCATTACCATCAAATGGAAAAATAGCAGAAACAGAAGAGAATGAAAATGGAGATCATACATTTAcaagtgatgatgatgatgatgaaggtgaagatgaagatattGGTGAAGGTTTTTCATTAGATCATAGTACATCAAGTGCACCAACATCAAGATCAAATTATAACAATATAAATGAACCAATGATTGATTTAAAGAGTAGTAAGAAACAAGATGATTCAAATATGGTTACAAAGATTCAATTCTCAcaaatttcaatatcaattaaaaatctgAATATCATTATAATGGATGATCTTAGTAAACATAAAATGAATACACCCATTTTcaatatgaaattaaattatggATTTATGAAAGCAGTTTTAAAGACAACTAGAATTGAAGTTGAATTCGATTCAGTATTTCAAATGAACTATTTCAATAATAGAATTGCATATTGGGAACCATTCATTGAACCTtggttatttaaatcaatgatGACATTGGGTAAAGAATTATCAATCGATATATACAGTACAGATTTAttgaatattaatttcacaaTACCATTAATGGATAATATAAGTCTTTTCCTTAGAACTTATAGTAAAGAATTTGGTTATCCtttcaatttaatttgtGCACCATCCGATAGTAATAACACtgataatagtagtaataatggaAAGAAATCTCATTCAAATCGTCATTCTCTAATTGGACaaattaagaaaattaaagaaaaaaagacaaAAACTTCTTATTCACCATTTTTCATTAGAAATAGAACTGGTTCACGTTTAAGATATAGATTGGAAACTCAAGACGGTAAACCGGTTGCAGGTGTAAATCATAAAATGGAAGGTTCAACAGTTCGTGttgtaaatattgaaaattatggactattttttgaattggattcTGGTGATTgttcaccaattaaattcttACCTGATgttcaaattaatttagaaaCATTTAGTCAATTGGTATTGGCAGTCGAGTTATTGGGtgttgaaaaatcaatttcaattccattggataaaattaaaatctatgACTATCAAGTTTATTTGGATAGTTCAACCAGTACAAAACTTTATGCAAATATTGGTATTAAAAATGGTACGAAATTAATCACAATTCAATTCCCTAtagttttaaagaatttaacaTCATTCCCAATCGATATTGCAACGGTAACTAGTGGATTTGGTGATACTCAAATGCCAAACTATTCAACTACTATTAGAGTTGGTCAAGCAAGAGCACCATTACCAATCAATCGTATGAGAAATgtacaaattaaatttaaaccatCAGGAGACCAATACAAGTGGAGTACTGAAGCATTGGATGTGAATAATGTTATTGAAGGTGAAGATAAATTCTCTTGTATTTTAAAGAATGGTGAAAAAATATACTACATCAAAGGTTACATTTTCAAAAAGAATCaatgttttatcattaaacTTTGTCATATGTTAAAGGTTAAGAATCTATTACCTTATCcaattcaattcaaattgaaatctccaattgaaaatataccACTATTAAAACGTGAAACTCAAGCAACCGTTCAAGATCAAGAGAAAACTGAAGTTTATGAAATTCCATTATtggataaatttaaaattcaagTTAGAATCGCTGATAAAGATGGTACATTTGAAAAGAGTGAATGGAGTGAAATTCGTTCAATAGTTGAACGtgaagataataatgaaattggtgTTATAACAATATCGGATTCAAATAATCTAATTGTTGATTATCTTCATTTAAATGTAGAATTTGAATCTTATAAAGGTGAAAAAAAGATAGTTTTCTATAATCAATATTGGATTTTTAACAAGAGTGGTTTGAATTTATACTGTAAGAAATCTTATCATTCAAAAGATTATTCAGAGAGTCAAACTCATTTTAATCATCCACTTCAACAATTAGATTCATCAAATACAAACACAACCATTAAACCATCGGATGCCATCATTGTAACACCTGATCAATGGTATtctcatcaattaataaaagaatCACCATTGTTATTCTCttttaagaaattaaaagatatggAAAATTCAATAAGAATTAGAGTTGGTGATTCAAAATGGTCTCATAAGATATCAATCGCTGCAATTGGTGATCGTGGTacaattgtaattgattcaTCAGAGAAAAGACATTCACGTTCTTATCATTTAGGTTTATCAGTAGATTTAgcaccaaatttaaaaacaaaaatagtTGTTTTCACACCAAGATTTGTATTTCATAATCTTTTTCCATACACAATTTTAGTTCAACAATGTGGTGCAAACACTGATTCCACTACTATTAGAATTCCTCCATCATGTTCTGtaccattttattatttcattaataacACTGGTGAGTCTTCAAA
It encodes the following:
- the vps13E gene encoding vacuolar protein sorting-associated protein 13 family protein, translated to MVSKILPGLLKKILGNYIEGLDTLSIPWWKGQIVLENLKFKKELFSSNELPFDLLSGVVKRVVITIPILHFLKDPIVVNIDGVFLLFGPKDIINTFSNYGNDKSNKKDIVIDDNDGGISIDSNSNNNNKKNAPSSSSSNDDFFKKPNLTKEELKKIQIQIDKEQSKESNDGYSADSESFKFRMIKKLLKCIRIQLNNLHICYQDDSTSPGEIFSVGITMESFTFQTTDSQWVPLSKNTSTHQQQQPTFNPYVGSQQQQQQQPQQNTEINYENDSEHNPFMNNKNSDEGISSSSSSSSFNNNNLNIPTLNLNDNYMDSEAYTTNTQPTPKSEQYQQQQQQQQPLGQIVDQIITYKLASIFNFSIYWDSQFGKTRMVTPEDMDVLLMHSIPRQKAKINHKYILQPISGFLKICLTEDSIESVNKEGVFNSIANNFNVSIGLKQIDLQLMDIQYRDMLNLLSFYQDWRRVLRYHKFRPHCRVKGNARIWWHFAFRSIISDFRSKKTEMTWKEIEDSKRVRECYIKLYTEKFIKGKLGRLDQNLIDEIEKKVTYEDIVLFRTIAEKDLKVTKRKDLDQFTESSGWWLGGWLGFQHHHQNNNQDKITLTNEQLTFLERYLKVNLKVLAGKPHSSVSLIFFLNVKRLSISILDWQENHTVVPLANIDITEVNLQMEQSHNTKLKFSAESLDIFDRCSPNTKFENIILEKSRFNSSNINPDNSANSIGSFILDRQISNSEFLNGVYTGVNGTNNNNNKKFIDISIVLNPPEDTTDYFIYFKLEPFYFINSKPFVDTMIPFFTHANQEALDRLKYSFIKKIKILQEYLINELKHLVRNQKVADIKLDIAIPGLVFPESYDREDTMVLVCNMGNLILKTQPHNSEWDSMDFSEINEQDETDEIFVRYCNLLKDRVKWWSDNCPIKKINEPIEKQSYIINYVQQHRQTIENLGTGNGINNNNSGGGGNGGNASNSSEDDGKYPEQDDLDDSKVEKEGFDSCDTDWNKVSVNINNAQFYDGIVLTISDIYVKVCDCTQINNFNYLISPFSLDIFLELCSRPYDLKLPQIKCKAELSELNLQVSDKELYEIAKIVGKNGILEYFMDMDRKSSKELADMYEIVQVKKPKKKSFEVQFSLFSDTKSILNSRKRTKERLVKTTLLRFFFTSNAINMKLNYLDSCTLSLTMDQIRCRSLVKFMQMNIQFDISSIEIKDSNSITPVLSIFPYNLNNNNNNNNNNNNNNNNNNNNNNNRNLNNNNNNNNNNQKPECLNEFPISITAKSISKNSLDYDYIDFVLTLTTQYIRINFPKECVMALIAIIGTVVTNTTNFYETKKSILTVEGSFYQGRVGQFTQSNTTTTTSPRYHHQNHHNHQHKKQNRHRLSTRLETNEFDPNDLKSKITINIPSFGLTLSTIENDLVAFQFEDISIDGIFQLPLIDCELKVRDMKFIDYTGSDGPYPYMLITQKSQSPMVPVVRMHLVCHSNSKTQEWGFSRLINIAVGKIQITFLLQTINLIRLFIHDITSSLKEYCPFLFKVMAIVDDNNKPSSKDNNNNNNNNNNSDSDSDSDTDSSSSSENNYNNNIDLNSPVVEIVKKKKNLTNLEIEIDNNVVIVPKNSRSRSAIRFSVGRILLGLDQMDPTVDAVFVKIYGINMASKYEDSIDPIISDPIKMDIRFIHMFETSLKDKSIEVIIKIDKIHLKLSQYQYNLLYNTYQQNINQSIVPAPPSNSYSTVERQDILLDIRLEFKDFVELNLENEKTNDSRFFSMLIQRPIICCSVWNNGDSDFLIKTTGISVRDKNKLVVVPNGFQEMINITPYDLDVPIKNVINQSINEVFFDIVKMNIDDNGIDINITIEYLSIFFDLPWVSKLITFLSPIIDADYIGNSCSNSTNKSSTTINTQLLPPPPPPPPISLNKSGVNLTNQQQNEEFNSKFNKDWKIFLKVEVSAKNANIMVGDLNSKNELVLLMNSSLLINSQFGTEGLMKIILEYQCIKGLIGNKTKDPIYSTKNPSATTMSFISASSRDLGAQKNTTHYLWKELKKSSKLFLETFKTNIQVCLVPEGNQFYFCELNDLSLVFSGKAYKYLLDIYECVSDIIYGVSKSKDITNNNLVQKHSRSSSISTDLPIPINLRRSSIISTNLMQQQQQQQQQQQQQQQQQQQQQQQQQQNNNNNQNNQASSNNNNNNNNNVSGNTINNKSVPNVHDKTKNQFYQIKTRSVEMLRAHQTRVTEKYQASLPSNGKIAETEENENGDHTFTSDDDDDEGEDEDIGEGFSLDHSTSSAPTSRSNYNNINEPMIDLKSSKKQDDSNMVTKIQFSQISISIKNLNIIIMDDLSKHKMNTPIFNMKLNYGFMKAVLKTTRIEVEFDSVFQMNYFNNRIAYWEPFIEPWLFKSMMTLGKELSIDIYSTDLLNINFTIPLMDNISLFLRTYSKEFGYPFNLICAPSDSNNTDNSSNNGKKSHSNRHSLIGQIKKIKEKKTKTSYSPFFIRNRTGSRLRYRLETQDGKPVAGVNHKMEGSTVRVVNIENYGLFFELDSGDCSPIKFLPDVQINLETFSQLVLAVELLGVEKSISIPLDKIKIYDYQVYLDSSTSTKLYANIGIKNGTKLITIQFPIVLKNLTSFPIDIATVTSGFGDTQMPNYSTTIRVGQARAPLPINRMRNVQIKFKPSGDQYKWSTEALDVNNVIEGEDKFSCILKNGEKIYYIKGYIFKKNQCFIIKLCHMLKVKNLLPYPIQFKLKSPIENIPLLKRETQATVQDQEKTEVYEIPLLDKFKIQVRIADKDGTFEKSEWSEIRSIVEREDNNEIGVITISDSNNLIVDYLHLNVEFESYKGEKKIVFYNQYWIFNKSGLNLYCKKSYHSKDYSESQTHFNHPLQQLDSSNTNTTIKPSDAIIVTPDQWYSHQLIKESPLLFSFKKLKDMENSIRIRVGDSKWSHKISIAAIGDRGTIVIDSSEKRHSRSYHLGLSVDLAPNLKTKIVVFTPRFVFHNLFPYTILVQQCGANTDSTTIRIPPSCSVPFYYFINNTGESSKPTLKFKIDYQEFDWSPPFSIQTFSDFTFNVFNNNNNDNVENYKQPDIHCNPYIRIKTCLEVATILVIISELKEPPYRILNNTKYQLSIQQKKVGKVLTVEPSSSIPYVWDLPLEDHILEVLVHISTNQSEKASYKMDKIKTFRPMEFNDDHNPVVIKAIVEADESTRVLTLSDKTSFQISKYEEENLRQSFRIHFTGIGISVINANPTELLYVSIHDILCEYFISSFLQKLEMKITNIQVDNQLSKVTPYSHPVLLFADNLLPNTPFLQVRIVRSMKMKNIDYYHHVSLKMQELNIKVEEKFLYVLLDFFNSLDFSFWTGNKKTNTLHNMDMLTPMYNEDIGEGFIDEMVARALPSIYGKKMYFESLDIEPISMFLTFDLSNKSGSIASLEQAPMVKAFRRIGFVIVSFQHAHIFLHGFSLSHAFGSNEELLAPIFNHYFSEGLSEVYKILGAFNLFGNPVGLVTNFGIGFKEFFVSMGKGLVGNSFTDSFGQGSKSLAKHSVYGIFDSGAKLTGSAGKVLSTLSMDQRYILERQYIIGESPNTFMQGLILGGRAAKTAVYRGFSGFVKLPYEGGKEAGPKGVVKGIGKGTAGLVLKPIAAGFDFASKVSEGIKNSTQLSIERKRIRFPRPLFSDSPLETYDSAESYGHFLFLTYIITAGKLRRISADQINLPLMEVVSKDEKYVSHLIYKNRKTLLFTNKRIIYLYDTDGFRTKFDIKYTRIHGVSEKSDHIDIKIDKKHKLSFLYNEKNKKIDYRIKCVGEEKSYIFYRIIEMIKTYKPFADEELTVNGLKADPTTMIPIPPPPPPPLQQQLLYGSNIIQQQPPIQYFNDGSSSSSNLTGGRTIQPIIFTNDAGPMRNDLNPILENLLAQQPNKNMEIPIWISQGFNPPKPPDTLIPQRFRDPNLINNNNNYYYPNGSGYVYSQPPLYDQYGNQIPPPPPLPSHPLAIDRPTTTTTTNTTTTPYQSSQNIHSTPYPTETPQSVVLKEDISKAIHTPSASSLKKLKTPHHYNVRFEPSSSLGPQDFDIHTIRLQNQQYQHSGSGAPPPPPIITTTTNSTIPPPSSNINQRQLQHQFSSNSIIETPRYKSMARQQQFQQPPPPPPLPSNNRLSLTPSGSGNINYSDKFEVALNTIIQIQKIQSQQMSSLQKNQRDLQKLLFQQQSTEFDTLRNQQEQIQNIISQYHPLSPSKASLVSKLSNELESTNSNVVISPPTGGASN